One segment of Caldisericota bacterium DNA contains the following:
- the fusA gene encoding elongation factor G produces the protein MKLYKTENIRNVVVVGHGNAGKTTLSEAILFKKKLVSRMGKVEDGTTVSDYQPEEKEKSISIGLSIVPFEHNEVKVNFIDVPGYPDFIAEALSGIRAGDNGLIVINAVAGVEIQTKRYWNYLVEINKPRAFFINKIDVEGVELSKIIDNIKETFGSKAFPIIVPIMDGKTVTGVYNLLSDKEPPDGVIPNVSELKKELIEIAAEGDDALLEKYLGGEGLTPAEIRQGLKRSLSRGEFFPILVGSALTLLGIDELIDFMVDYMVSPDFFGVVKGMAPKTNEEEERKISADDNFSAFVFKTVSDPYVGKLSFIKVYSGLLGSNSTAYNSLRGVSEKISQLLFVRGSEQIPADKIVAGDMGIITKLLASQTNDTLSDKNTPIVFSKIVFPTPMLSRAMRPKSKADEDRMSIGLSKIMDEDPTIIVTKNVETNEQIISGVGEAHLSIIMEKLKKRYNVNIELTTPKVPYRETITGKIKVEGKYKKQTGGHGQYGHCWLEVEPLSRGKEFEFVNKIFGGAIPKQYVPAVEKGVKEAMSHGILAGYPVVNIKVTVVDGSYHPVDSSEMAFKVAGSMALKKALEQCNPIILEPVEKVEIIVDEQYMGEVIGDINSKRGKVLGMKSENGRQIIEALVPLAEILSYSNDLNSITQGTGVFTQQHSRYEPAPPKMIEKVIQSSKIEEKE, from the coding sequence GTGAAGTTATATAAAACTGAGAACATTAGAAATGTTGTTGTAGTTGGTCATGGTAATGCAGGGAAGACGACCTTATCTGAAGCTATTCTATTTAAGAAAAAACTGGTTTCAAGGATGGGAAAGGTGGAGGATGGAACTACTGTATCTGATTATCAACCAGAGGAAAAAGAAAAATCTATTAGTATTGGTTTGTCCATAGTTCCTTTTGAGCATAATGAAGTAAAAGTTAACTTTATTGATGTACCTGGTTATCCAGATTTTATTGCGGAAGCACTTAGCGGAATAAGAGCAGGAGACAATGGCTTAATTGTGATTAACGCAGTAGCAGGTGTTGAAATTCAAACTAAGAGGTATTGGAATTATCTTGTGGAAATAAATAAACCACGTGCATTTTTTATCAATAAAATTGATGTTGAGGGAGTAGAGCTTAGTAAAATTATAGACAATATTAAGGAAACTTTCGGTTCCAAGGCTTTTCCTATTATTGTTCCAATAATGGATGGCAAAACTGTAACAGGAGTATATAATTTGCTTTCTGACAAAGAACCGCCAGATGGGGTAATACCTAACGTTTCTGAACTTAAAAAAGAGTTGATTGAAATTGCAGCTGAAGGAGACGATGCATTACTTGAAAAATATCTTGGTGGAGAAGGACTTACCCCCGCAGAAATTAGACAAGGTTTAAAGAGATCGCTAAGCAGAGGTGAATTTTTTCCTATTCTTGTAGGTTCTGCACTTACACTTCTTGGGATTGATGAACTTATAGATTTTATGGTTGATTATATGGTTTCACCGGATTTTTTTGGTGTTGTCAAAGGAATGGCCCCTAAGACTAACGAAGAAGAAGAAAGAAAAATTTCCGCAGATGATAATTTTTCAGCTTTTGTTTTTAAAACAGTGAGTGATCCTTATGTTGGAAAGCTTTCTTTTATAAAAGTATATTCAGGTTTGTTAGGTTCAAACAGTACCGCATATAATAGTTTGAGGGGTGTTTCGGAGAAGATATCGCAGCTACTCTTTGTGAGGGGTTCCGAACAAATTCCTGCTGATAAAATTGTTGCAGGTGATATGGGTATTATAACTAAACTTTTAGCATCGCAGACAAACGATACGCTATCCGATAAAAATACGCCTATTGTATTTTCTAAAATTGTTTTTCCAACCCCGATGCTATCGCGGGCAATGCGGCCAAAAAGTAAGGCAGATGAGGATAGAATGAGTATAGGTCTATCTAAAATTATGGATGAAGACCCTACTATAATTGTTACGAAGAATGTCGAAACCAATGAACAGATTATATCTGGAGTTGGAGAGGCACATCTCTCTATTATTATGGAGAAATTAAAAAAGCGGTATAATGTAAATATAGAGCTTACTACTCCGAAAGTACCATATAGAGAAACAATAACAGGAAAAATAAAAGTAGAAGGGAAATACAAAAAGCAGACTGGCGGACATGGACAATATGGACATTGTTGGCTAGAAGTTGAACCTCTTTCGAGAGGAAAAGAGTTTGAATTTGTTAATAAAATCTTTGGTGGAGCTATCCCTAAGCAGTATGTTCCTGCAGTGGAGAAAGGCGTAAAAGAAGCAATGAGTCATGGTATACTTGCCGGTTATCCTGTTGTGAATATTAAGGTGACAGTTGTTGATGGCTCATACCATCCTGTGGATTCTTCTGAAATGGCATTTAAAGTTGCAGGCTCAATGGCTCTGAAAAAGGCATTAGAGCAGTGTAATCCAATTATCCTTGAACCAGTCGAGAAGGTAGAAATTATTGTTGACGAGCAATATATGGGAGAAGTAATAGGAGATATAAATAGTAAACGTGGCAAAGTTCTGGGTATGAAATCAGAGAATGGGAGACAGATAATAGAGGCGTTGGTTCCACTTGCTGAGATTTTAAGTTATTCGAATGATCTTAATTCTATTACACAAGGAACTGGCGTATTTACACAACAACATTCTCGCTATGAACCTGCACCACCTAAAATGATCGAAAAGGTAATTCAGAGCTCTAAAATAGAAGAGAAGGAATAA
- the rpoC gene encoding DNA-directed RNA polymerase subunit beta', with amino-acid sequence MKHNEIEALKVLLASREDVEKWSHGEVKRAETYSYRTYSPEPDGLFCEKIFGPVRNYQCHCGKLKGIQYKGLTCSRCSVEVLPSSVRRERFGIIKLASPVVHVWYFKNNINYVGLLLGLQAKAIEKVVYFVSYIVIDPKQTKLRMKQLLTDEEYRIYKGEGYDFVAKKGGEAIRDLLKMVDLEKMLESAVEKIKSGTKQEKIYAVRLLGVVEGLIQNNRRPEDIVLDVVPVIPPDLRPLVPLEGGKYASDDLNELYRRVINRNNRLKRLIEVNAPDIMLQNERRMLQESVDALFDNGRRTYPVLNSSKRPLRSLTDILKGKEGRFRENLLGKRVDYSGRAVIVIGPDLNLDQCGIPKEMALELFKPFIIYELSKLGYNKRRAKELLENPTPEVWKALESISKNYVVLLNRAPTLHRLGIQAFKPILTEGKAIQLSPLVCTPFNADFDGDQMAIHLPISFEAQTEARLLLLSSHNILSPANSSPINGPVQDMVLGLYYLTFGSKSKKIYSHLLDNPAEVELLYERKKLGLHDTIKYFVDGEKIETTVGRALFNDKIMENIFSDDEKTKRFKFINETVGKQQLDRIISDFYSEFGLVKTGIFLDNLKDLGFKYSSYAGMSIGMDDVKIPPKRKELIENGTIRTNKINNEYNQGLLSENERYRKIINVWLEVADNVKTAVFSYFAPFDSLYMMANSGARGNKDQITQMAGIRGLMAGPTGRIIEFPIKSNLREGLTVLEYFLSTHGARKGQADTALKTANSGYLTRRLVDVTHELIIKEKDCALQVIEPIRIGDEIVESLSRRVAGKIAAEDVKNPYTHDILIHKGDMINHAQAELLDKFDIQRILVENYINGVTVVPILEGNSVIVSLGEQIWGRYAAEDITVPQKIKEISVDSGDSVNVTAAESIINKPTGEILVQVGDVINKTMLNKMKKHKIKKVKIFISKPRVIVKRNELIDKQKIEEIEKFGIAKVKIRSPITCRSDHGVCEKCYGLDLSSRKMVNIGEAVGVVAAESIGEPGTQLTLRTFHAGGAAVADITTGLPRIEELFSARSPRGKAFISLLTGLVEIKEDKAKKTITITNEKNEKVKFVTAGDKKLNVNAGDVVKVGDVLSKGPFDPREILEVNGVIAAARYLIQEIEKVYKSQGVDINVKHIELVVKQMFNRVKIIGAGDTNYYEGEIATIDSVLTANRIAKARGGNTACFKFLIQGITKAALSSDSFLSAASFQETPRVLAEAAIKGKIDLLRGMKESIIVGKKIPAGTNFKFEE; translated from the coding sequence TTGAAACATAATGAGATAGAAGCACTTAAAGTGTTACTTGCCTCCCGGGAAGATGTAGAGAAATGGTCTCATGGTGAAGTTAAAAGGGCTGAGACATATAGTTACAGGACATATTCTCCAGAACCTGATGGTTTGTTTTGCGAAAAAATATTTGGTCCTGTACGAAATTATCAGTGCCATTGTGGTAAATTAAAAGGAATTCAATATAAAGGGTTAACTTGTTCCAGGTGTAGCGTTGAAGTACTTCCTTCAAGTGTAAGAAGAGAAAGATTCGGAATCATTAAACTTGCCTCGCCTGTAGTACATGTTTGGTATTTTAAAAATAATATTAATTATGTTGGGCTCCTCTTAGGTTTACAAGCAAAGGCCATTGAGAAGGTTGTATATTTTGTTTCATATATTGTAATAGATCCAAAGCAAACAAAACTCAGAATGAAGCAGCTACTTACAGATGAAGAATACAGAATATATAAAGGAGAGGGCTATGATTTTGTTGCCAAAAAAGGCGGCGAGGCTATTAGGGATTTATTAAAAATGGTTGATTTGGAGAAAATGCTTGAAAGCGCAGTGGAAAAAATTAAAAGCGGAACTAAACAGGAAAAAATCTATGCTGTAAGACTTTTAGGCGTTGTAGAAGGTCTCATTCAAAATAATAGAAGGCCGGAAGATATTGTACTCGATGTTGTTCCTGTTATTCCTCCGGATCTTAGACCACTTGTGCCGCTTGAGGGTGGAAAATATGCATCAGATGATTTGAATGAGCTTTATAGAAGAGTTATAAATAGAAACAACAGATTAAAAAGGCTTATAGAGGTAAACGCTCCAGATATTATGCTACAAAATGAGAGAAGAATGCTACAGGAATCCGTGGATGCTTTGTTTGACAATGGGAGAAGGACTTATCCTGTATTAAATTCTTCGAAAAGACCACTTCGTTCCTTGACTGATATTTTGAAAGGAAAAGAAGGACGGTTCAGAGAAAATCTTTTAGGAAAGCGTGTAGATTATTCTGGTAGGGCTGTTATTGTTATTGGGCCAGATCTCAATCTTGATCAGTGTGGTATTCCAAAGGAAATGGCACTCGAACTGTTTAAGCCATTTATTATATATGAACTTTCTAAATTAGGGTACAATAAGAGAAGGGCTAAGGAGCTTCTTGAAAATCCTACGCCTGAAGTGTGGAAGGCATTAGAGAGCATATCGAAAAATTATGTAGTACTCCTTAACAGAGCTCCTACATTGCACCGATTAGGCATCCAGGCATTTAAGCCAATTCTTACGGAAGGTAAAGCAATACAGCTTTCTCCACTTGTATGTACTCCTTTTAATGCAGATTTTGATGGGGATCAGATGGCAATTCATTTACCTATCTCGTTCGAAGCACAGACTGAGGCGCGTTTACTTTTACTTTCTTCTCACAATATTCTTTCTCCTGCGAATAGCTCTCCCATCAATGGACCTGTTCAGGATATGGTTTTAGGTTTGTATTATCTGACATTCGGAAGCAAAAGTAAAAAAATATACTCTCATTTATTAGATAATCCTGCAGAAGTAGAGCTTTTGTATGAAAGAAAAAAATTAGGGTTACATGATACAATTAAATACTTTGTTGATGGAGAAAAGATAGAAACGACAGTTGGGAGAGCATTATTTAACGATAAGATTATGGAAAATATTTTCAGTGATGATGAAAAAACAAAACGGTTTAAATTTATCAACGAGACTGTAGGAAAACAACAGTTGGATAGGATTATATCTGATTTTTATTCCGAATTCGGTCTTGTAAAAACAGGTATTTTTCTTGATAATTTAAAAGATCTTGGTTTTAAATATTCATCGTACGCTGGAATGAGTATCGGGATGGACGATGTAAAAATACCACCCAAAAGAAAAGAGCTTATTGAAAATGGAACAATTCGGACGAATAAAATTAATAATGAGTATAATCAAGGTTTGCTTTCAGAAAATGAACGATATAGAAAAATTATTAATGTATGGTTGGAGGTTGCTGATAATGTTAAAACTGCTGTGTTTTCTTATTTTGCTCCGTTTGATAGTTTATATATGATGGCAAATTCCGGTGCAAGAGGAAATAAAGATCAGATTACTCAGATGGCAGGAATCAGGGGTCTTATGGCTGGTCCTACTGGTAGAATCATCGAATTTCCAATTAAGTCGAATCTTCGCGAAGGACTTACTGTTCTTGAGTATTTTCTTTCTACACACGGAGCGAGAAAAGGGCAAGCAGATACTGCGCTTAAAACAGCTAACTCAGGCTATCTTACCAGGAGACTTGTTGATGTAACTCACGAATTAATTATTAAGGAAAAAGATTGTGCTCTGCAGGTGATAGAGCCCATACGAATAGGAGATGAAATAGTAGAATCTCTTTCTAGAAGAGTTGCTGGGAAAATAGCTGCCGAGGATGTAAAAAATCCTTATACACACGACATTCTTATCCATAAGGGCGACATGATAAATCATGCCCAGGCTGAATTGCTCGATAAGTTTGACATACAAAGGATCTTAGTGGAGAACTACATAAATGGAGTGACGGTAGTGCCAATTTTGGAAGGAAACTCCGTTATCGTATCTTTAGGGGAACAAATTTGGGGTAGATATGCTGCAGAGGATATTACAGTCCCGCAGAAAATAAAGGAAATTTCTGTGGATAGTGGTGATTCAGTAAATGTTACTGCTGCTGAAAGTATTATTAATAAACCTACTGGAGAAATTCTTGTGCAAGTAGGGGATGTAATTAATAAAACGATGTTGAATAAAATGAAGAAACATAAAATAAAAAAGGTAAAAATATTCATTAGTAAACCTCGTGTTATTGTAAAAAGAAATGAACTTATTGATAAACAGAAAATAGAAGAGATAGAAAAATTTGGAATTGCCAAGGTAAAAATTCGTTCTCCTATTACTTGTCGCTCTGATCATGGTGTATGTGAAAAGTGCTATGGATTAGACCTTTCTTCTAGAAAAATGGTAAATATCGGGGAAGCAGTTGGTGTTGTTGCTGCTGAATCTATTGGAGAACCAGGGACCCAGCTTACTTTGAGGACATTTCACGCTGGTGGCGCGGCTGTTGCAGACATTACAACTGGATTGCCAAGAATTGAAGAACTATTTAGTGCTCGTAGTCCAAGAGGTAAAGCTTTTATCTCTTTGCTTACAGGACTTGTGGAAATTAAAGAGGATAAGGCAAAGAAAACAATTACAATCACAAATGAGAAAAATGAAAAAGTAAAATTTGTTACCGCAGGTGATAAAAAGCTCAATGTAAACGCAGGGGATGTTGTAAAAGTTGGTGATGTGTTAAGCAAGGGACCATTTGATCCTCGCGAAATTCTTGAGGTTAATGGAGTAATTGCAGCAGCACGTTATTTAATTCAAGAAATCGAAAAAGTATACAAATCGCAAGGTGTGGATATTAATGTTAAACATATAGAACTTGTGGTAAAGCAAATGTTTAACAGAGTCAAAATAATTGGTGCAGGAGATACTAATTATTATGAAGGCGAAATAGCTACTATTGATTCTGTACTTACTGCCAATCGGATTGCTAAAGCACGTGGTGGAAATACCGCATGTTTCAAATTTTTAATTCAGGGAATAACAAAAGCTGCACTCTCTTCTGATAGTTTTCTTTCTGCTGCATCATTCCAGGAAACTCCAAGAGTTCTGGCCGAAGCTGCAATTAAAGGAAAGATTGATCTACTTAGAGGGATGAAAGAATCTATTATTGTTGGGAAGAAGATTCCAGCAGGTACAAATTTTAAATTTGAGGAATGA